A single window of Luteipulveratus halotolerans DNA harbors:
- a CDS encoding YchJ family protein, producing the protein MSTHASDDEPCPCDSGRAYDDCCGPLLTTERLAVTAEELMRSRYTAYVFGNREHLWRTWHPRTRPAQVTLDPETRWTGLRVDEVVGGGADDDEGVVEFTALHVGGQLHERSTFARRGGRWFYLDAE; encoded by the coding sequence ATGAGCACGCACGCGAGCGACGACGAGCCCTGCCCCTGCGACAGCGGTCGGGCGTACGACGACTGCTGCGGTCCGCTCCTCACGACCGAGCGTCTGGCGGTGACCGCGGAGGAGCTGATGCGTTCGCGGTACACCGCCTACGTGTTCGGCAACCGCGAGCACCTCTGGCGCACCTGGCATCCACGCACGAGGCCCGCCCAGGTGACGCTGGACCCCGAGACACGGTGGACCGGGCTGCGCGTCGACGAGGTCGTCGGTGGTGGCGCGGACGACGACGAGGGCGTGGTCGAGTTCACCGCGCTGCACGTCGGGGGACAGCTGCACGAGCGCAGCACGTTCGCGCGCCGCGGCGGACGGTGGTTCTACCTCGACGCCGAGTGA